The following proteins are encoded in a genomic region of Anser cygnoides isolate HZ-2024a breed goose chromosome 13, Taihu_goose_T2T_genome, whole genome shotgun sequence:
- the EDA2R gene encoding tumor necrosis factor receptor superfamily member 27 isoform X1, with amino-acid sequence MVQRLGSLAKRLLPKGSLHGSGGGLDKVQRQPAETRGCRTLVSAPAGGAGSGTSPASMDCKESEDPYEHRKCTPCRNCMPGQELSKECGDGTGGDAQCVPCPPRKFKDSWGHHSCKPCLSCALINRIQKSNCTATTNAVCGECLPGFYRKARISGQLGWECIPCTKQTPSSEPQCRSRTNLVKVAVPTVPPQDTALLALTSSALVIIVLVLLALSIIYCKRFWKSQCQRVFLRTQNFSGQRAMFPTSAAPGRFLCEEQMSGPCCLGVKNLSPCYRQAEGPVEAVQFISEGEAISLQLPPTQPELELPSAVAVSPASKGQLVRSVLESQPLVRSSGCSDRLATALAPSDLRPGQRGVAEALAPLSSCASEMQHKWPHAPVECTELDLQKFSSQLEFVGSERSEEVGSQAMRGVPREGGSAALEAGSSLVVDPARGLSPTFQNPTAESGERPVNDAQSLVTQINNTMKGLPVAELPHSLVQSLAFLLDPSLNGVKNFSHVALELGVTPQLLGRISGFEQLVAHLTYSGDSVTVPHLAQALQRLQRFDALLLLCDHFALSQIQGHQC; translated from the exons ATGGTTCAGAGACTGGGGAGCCTGGCCAAACGTCTGCTTCCTAAAGGCAGTCTGCATGGGAGTGGTGGGGGATTAGACAAAGTCCAGAGACAGCCTGCAGAGACTCGAGGCTGCAGGACGCTTGTATCCGCGCCTGCTGGTGGAGCAG GTTCCGGCACCTCCCCAGCCTCGATGGACTGCAAAGAGAGTGAGGACCCGTATGAGCACAGAAAATGCACCCCATGTAGAAATTGCATGCCTGGGCAGGAGCTTTCCAAG GAATGTGGTGATGGTACAGGAGGGGATGCACAGTGCGTTCCTTGCCCACCCAGGAAGTTTAAGGATAGCTGGGGCCATCACAGCTGCAAGCCCTGCCTGTCTTGCGCTCTCATCAACCGCATCCAGAAGTCCAACTGCACAGCAACGACCAACGCGGTCTGTGGGGAGTGCCTGCCGGG GTTTTACCGCAAGGCACGGATCAGcgggcagctgggctgggagtGTATCCCGTGCACCAAGCAGACGCCCTCCTCTGAGCCCCAGT GTCGATCCAGAACAAACCTGGTGAAAGTAGCAGTCCCCACGGTACCTCCACAGGACACAGCCCTGCTCGCACTGACCAGCAGTGCCCTAGTCATCATTGTGCTGGTGCTTCTGGCCCTCTCCATCATCTACTGCAAGCGGTTCTGGAAGAGCCAGTGCCAGCGAG TCTTCCTGAGGACTCAGAATTTCTCAGGTCAGCGAGCAATGTTCCCCACGTCGGCTGCACCTGGCAGGTTTCTGTGTGAAGAGCAGATGTCTGGTCCCTGCTGCCTGGGCGTGAAGAACCTGAGCCCCTGCTACAGGCAGGCGGAAG GTCCAGTGGAAGCGGTTCAGTTCATTTCAGAGGGAGAAGCCATCAGCCTCCAGCTGCCGCCCACGCAGCCGGAGCTGGAGTTGCCGTCGGCTGTGGCAGTCAGCCCTGCCTCCAAAGGCCAGCTGGTGAGGAGCGTCCTGGAGAGCCAGCCCCTGGTCAGGAGCTCGGGCTGCAGCGACCGCCTGGCCACCGCCCTGGCCCCCTCCGACCTCAGGCCGGGCCAGCGGGGAGTGGCGGAGGCGCTGgcccccctctcctcctgcgCCTCTGAGATGCAGCACAAGTGGCCCCATGCCCCAGTGGAGTGCACCGAGCTCGACCTGCAGAAGTTCTCCTCCCAGCTGGAGTTTGTGGGCAGCGAGAGGTCGGAGGAGGTGGGGAGCCAGGCAATGCGAGGAGTCCCCAGGGAGGGGGGCAGTGCGGCGCtggaggctgggagcagccttgTGGTGGACCCAGCGAGGGGCCTGTCCCCCACCTTCCAAAACCCCACTGCTGAGAGCGGGGAGCGGCCA GTGAATGATGCCCAGAGCCTTGTGACTCAGATCAATAACACAATGAAGG GTCTCCCTGTTGCAGAGCTGCCCCATTCCTTGGTGCAGTCACTTGCCTTCTTGTTAGACCCGTCCTTGAACGGTGTGAAGAACTTCAGCCACGTGGCACTGGAGCTGGGGGTCACACCCCAGTTGCTGGGACGGATATCTGGATTTGAGCAGCTCGTTGCTCACCTCACCTACTCAGGAGACTCGGTCACAGTCCCTCATCTGGCCCAGGCTCTGCAGCGACTGCAGCGGTTTGATGCCTTGCTCCTGCTGTGTGACCACTTTGCTCTCAGCCAGATTCAGGGCCACCAGTGCTAG
- the EDA2R gene encoding tumor necrosis factor receptor superfamily member 27 isoform X2 — MDCKESEDPYEHRKCTPCRNCMPGQELSKECGDGTGGDAQCVPCPPRKFKDSWGHHSCKPCLSCALINRIQKSNCTATTNAVCGECLPGFYRKARISGQLGWECIPCTKQTPSSEPQCRSRTNLVKVAVPTVPPQDTALLALTSSALVIIVLVLLALSIIYCKRFWKSQCQRVFLRTQNFSGQRAMFPTSAAPGRFLCEEQMSGPCCLGVKNLSPCYRQAEGPVEAVQFISEGEAISLQLPPTQPELELPSAVAVSPASKGQLVRSVLESQPLVRSSGCSDRLATALAPSDLRPGQRGVAEALAPLSSCASEMQHKWPHAPVECTELDLQKFSSQLEFVGSERSEEVGSQAMRGVPREGGSAALEAGSSLVVDPARGLSPTFQNPTAESGERPVNDAQSLVTQINNTMKGLPVAELPHSLVQSLAFLLDPSLNGVKNFSHVALELGVTPQLLGRISGFEQLVAHLTYSGDSVTVPHLAQALQRLQRFDALLLLCDHFALSQIQGHQC, encoded by the exons ATGGACTGCAAAGAGAGTGAGGACCCGTATGAGCACAGAAAATGCACCCCATGTAGAAATTGCATGCCTGGGCAGGAGCTTTCCAAG GAATGTGGTGATGGTACAGGAGGGGATGCACAGTGCGTTCCTTGCCCACCCAGGAAGTTTAAGGATAGCTGGGGCCATCACAGCTGCAAGCCCTGCCTGTCTTGCGCTCTCATCAACCGCATCCAGAAGTCCAACTGCACAGCAACGACCAACGCGGTCTGTGGGGAGTGCCTGCCGGG GTTTTACCGCAAGGCACGGATCAGcgggcagctgggctgggagtGTATCCCGTGCACCAAGCAGACGCCCTCCTCTGAGCCCCAGT GTCGATCCAGAACAAACCTGGTGAAAGTAGCAGTCCCCACGGTACCTCCACAGGACACAGCCCTGCTCGCACTGACCAGCAGTGCCCTAGTCATCATTGTGCTGGTGCTTCTGGCCCTCTCCATCATCTACTGCAAGCGGTTCTGGAAGAGCCAGTGCCAGCGAG TCTTCCTGAGGACTCAGAATTTCTCAGGTCAGCGAGCAATGTTCCCCACGTCGGCTGCACCTGGCAGGTTTCTGTGTGAAGAGCAGATGTCTGGTCCCTGCTGCCTGGGCGTGAAGAACCTGAGCCCCTGCTACAGGCAGGCGGAAG GTCCAGTGGAAGCGGTTCAGTTCATTTCAGAGGGAGAAGCCATCAGCCTCCAGCTGCCGCCCACGCAGCCGGAGCTGGAGTTGCCGTCGGCTGTGGCAGTCAGCCCTGCCTCCAAAGGCCAGCTGGTGAGGAGCGTCCTGGAGAGCCAGCCCCTGGTCAGGAGCTCGGGCTGCAGCGACCGCCTGGCCACCGCCCTGGCCCCCTCCGACCTCAGGCCGGGCCAGCGGGGAGTGGCGGAGGCGCTGgcccccctctcctcctgcgCCTCTGAGATGCAGCACAAGTGGCCCCATGCCCCAGTGGAGTGCACCGAGCTCGACCTGCAGAAGTTCTCCTCCCAGCTGGAGTTTGTGGGCAGCGAGAGGTCGGAGGAGGTGGGGAGCCAGGCAATGCGAGGAGTCCCCAGGGAGGGGGGCAGTGCGGCGCtggaggctgggagcagccttgTGGTGGACCCAGCGAGGGGCCTGTCCCCCACCTTCCAAAACCCCACTGCTGAGAGCGGGGAGCGGCCA GTGAATGATGCCCAGAGCCTTGTGACTCAGATCAATAACACAATGAAGG GTCTCCCTGTTGCAGAGCTGCCCCATTCCTTGGTGCAGTCACTTGCCTTCTTGTTAGACCCGTCCTTGAACGGTGTGAAGAACTTCAGCCACGTGGCACTGGAGCTGGGGGTCACACCCCAGTTGCTGGGACGGATATCTGGATTTGAGCAGCTCGTTGCTCACCTCACCTACTCAGGAGACTCGGTCACAGTCCCTCATCTGGCCCAGGCTCTGCAGCGACTGCAGCGGTTTGATGCCTTGCTCCTGCTGTGTGACCACTTTGCTCTCAGCCAGATTCAGGGCCACCAGTGCTAG
- the EDA2R gene encoding tumor necrosis factor receptor superfamily member 27 isoform X3: protein MWFYRKARISGQLGWECIPCTKQTPSSEPQCRSRTNLVKVAVPTVPPQDTALLALTSSALVIIVLVLLALSIIYCKRFWKSQCQRVFLRTQNFSGQRAMFPTSAAPGRFLCEEQMSGPCCLGVKNLSPCYRQAEGPVEAVQFISEGEAISLQLPPTQPELELPSAVAVSPASKGQLVRSVLESQPLVRSSGCSDRLATALAPSDLRPGQRGVAEALAPLSSCASEMQHKWPHAPVECTELDLQKFSSQLEFVGSERSEEVGSQAMRGVPREGGSAALEAGSSLVVDPARGLSPTFQNPTAESGERPVNDAQSLVTQINNTMKGLPVAELPHSLVQSLAFLLDPSLNGVKNFSHVALELGVTPQLLGRISGFEQLVAHLTYSGDSVTVPHLAQALQRLQRFDALLLLCDHFALSQIQGHQC from the exons ATGTG GTTTTACCGCAAGGCACGGATCAGcgggcagctgggctgggagtGTATCCCGTGCACCAAGCAGACGCCCTCCTCTGAGCCCCAGT GTCGATCCAGAACAAACCTGGTGAAAGTAGCAGTCCCCACGGTACCTCCACAGGACACAGCCCTGCTCGCACTGACCAGCAGTGCCCTAGTCATCATTGTGCTGGTGCTTCTGGCCCTCTCCATCATCTACTGCAAGCGGTTCTGGAAGAGCCAGTGCCAGCGAG TCTTCCTGAGGACTCAGAATTTCTCAGGTCAGCGAGCAATGTTCCCCACGTCGGCTGCACCTGGCAGGTTTCTGTGTGAAGAGCAGATGTCTGGTCCCTGCTGCCTGGGCGTGAAGAACCTGAGCCCCTGCTACAGGCAGGCGGAAG GTCCAGTGGAAGCGGTTCAGTTCATTTCAGAGGGAGAAGCCATCAGCCTCCAGCTGCCGCCCACGCAGCCGGAGCTGGAGTTGCCGTCGGCTGTGGCAGTCAGCCCTGCCTCCAAAGGCCAGCTGGTGAGGAGCGTCCTGGAGAGCCAGCCCCTGGTCAGGAGCTCGGGCTGCAGCGACCGCCTGGCCACCGCCCTGGCCCCCTCCGACCTCAGGCCGGGCCAGCGGGGAGTGGCGGAGGCGCTGgcccccctctcctcctgcgCCTCTGAGATGCAGCACAAGTGGCCCCATGCCCCAGTGGAGTGCACCGAGCTCGACCTGCAGAAGTTCTCCTCCCAGCTGGAGTTTGTGGGCAGCGAGAGGTCGGAGGAGGTGGGGAGCCAGGCAATGCGAGGAGTCCCCAGGGAGGGGGGCAGTGCGGCGCtggaggctgggagcagccttgTGGTGGACCCAGCGAGGGGCCTGTCCCCCACCTTCCAAAACCCCACTGCTGAGAGCGGGGAGCGGCCA GTGAATGATGCCCAGAGCCTTGTGACTCAGATCAATAACACAATGAAGG GTCTCCCTGTTGCAGAGCTGCCCCATTCCTTGGTGCAGTCACTTGCCTTCTTGTTAGACCCGTCCTTGAACGGTGTGAAGAACTTCAGCCACGTGGCACTGGAGCTGGGGGTCACACCCCAGTTGCTGGGACGGATATCTGGATTTGAGCAGCTCGTTGCTCACCTCACCTACTCAGGAGACTCGGTCACAGTCCCTCATCTGGCCCAGGCTCTGCAGCGACTGCAGCGGTTTGATGCCTTGCTCCTGCTGTGTGACCACTTTGCTCTCAGCCAGATTCAGGGCCACCAGTGCTAG